Proteins co-encoded in one Ziziphus jujuba cultivar Dongzao chromosome 9, ASM3175591v1 genomic window:
- the LOC107426147 gene encoding DNA mismatch repair protein MSH6 produces the protein MAPTRRQSNGRSPLVNQQRQITSFFSKSHIPSNQNNPTKSPNLNKHSPNRNPSPSPTPNPNSPSPSTPSPVQSKLKKPLLVIGASTPSPTPASVKSYGGEVVGKRIKVYWPLDKSWYQGFVKSFDKDAGKHLVQYDDAEEEMLNLENENIEWVPESVKKFKRLRRGSSFGFDKAETENEVDNIKDEDDESNGDSGGDDSSDEDWGMKGEKETIDDCEDEEEDMDLDDDNDDDDDEEEVRAMKSKGKQGGKGESMKRKMSGQGKAGSAKKLKGGGEGVSKDASKVSFIEPKSSAESEKTSNGMNIVLSGDASERFSLREAEKLHFLGEQRRDAKKRRPGDENYDPRTLYLPPDFLKSLSGGQRQWWEFKSKHMDKVLFFKMGKFYELFEMDAHIGAKELDLQYMKGEQPHCGFPEKNFSMNVEKLARKGYRVLVVEQTETPEQLELRRKEKGSKDKVVKREICAVVTKGTLTDGEMLSANPDASYLMAVTESCHNLATQTAKRIFGVCVVDIATSRVILGQFEDDSDCSALSCLLSELRPVEIVKPAKLLSPETEKVLMRHTRSPLVNELIPLLEFWNAEKSVQEVKNIYHHAIDKSNSMSSTRENLHPVTSNAEEDLGCLPDVLSELVRAGEDGSNALSALGGTLFYLKQAFLDETLLRFAKFELLPCSGFSDVISKPYLVLDAAAIENLEIFENSRNGDTLGTLYAQLNHCVTAFGKRLLKTWLARPLYHVESIKERQEAVGSLGGVNLPFALEFRKALSRLPDVERLLARVFSSSEANGRNANKVVLYEDAAKKQLQEFISVLRGCELMTQACSTLGVILENVESKQLHHLLTPGKGLPDVKSVLTHFKDAFDWVEANNSGRIIPHEGVDLEYDSACKKVKEIESSLTKYLKEQRNFLGDPSISFVTVGKEAYLLEVPESLRGSIPRDYELRSSKKGFFRYWTPNIKKSLEKLSQAESEKESSLKSILQRLIGRFCEHHLKWRQLVSAIAELDVLISLAIASDFYGGPTCRPIMMKPSCTNEVPCISAKSLGHPVLRSDSLGKGSFVPNDITIGGSDNASFILLTGPNMGGKSTLLRQVCLAVILAQLGAYVPAESFELSPVDRIFVRMGAKDHIMAGQSTFLTELSETATMLASATHNSLVALDELGRGTSTSDGQAIAESVLEHFVHKVQCRGMFSTHYHRLAVDYRKNPKVSLCHMACQVGNGIDAVEEVTFLYRLTPGACPKSYGVNVARLAGLPDSVLRKAAVKSREFEATYGKHRRAEKNLYIQCSDDEVVEFIKNLNKIAAKLSYHESPESKSISCLTELQHRARMLMQQSGSVRTFGVDQ, from the exons ATGGCACCGACACGTCGTCAGAGCAACGGCCGATCTCCGCTCGTCAACCAGCAGCGTCAAATAACTTCCTTCTTCTCCAAATCTCATATTCCCTCCAACCAAAACAACCCTACTAAATCACCCAACCTTAACAAACACAGCCCCAACCGAAATCCTAGCCCTAGCCCTACCCCAAACCCTAATAGTCCAAGCCCTAGCACCCCCTCCCCTGTACAGTCCAAGCTTAAGAAGCCCCTCCTAGTCATCGGCGCTTCTACTCCGTCTCCGACTCCAGCTTCTGTtaaatcctacggtggagaggTCGTAGGGAAGAGGATAAAGGTGTATTGGCCGTTGGATAAGAGCTGGTACCAAGGCTTTGTGAAATCCTTCGACAAGGATGCTGGTAAACATTTGGTTCAGTACGATGATGCTGAAGAGGAAATGTTGAATCTGGAAAACGAAAACATCGAATGGGTCCCAGAATCCGTGAAGAAATTTAAGCGATTGCGAAGGGGTTCTTCTTTTGGTTTTGACAAGGCAGAGACTGAGAATGAGGTGGACAATATCAAGGATGAAGACGACGAGAGTAATGGTGATAGTGGTGGTGATGATTCCAGCGATGAAGATTGGGGCATGAAAGGGGAGAAGGAGACGATTGATGATTGTGAAGACGAGGAGGAGGATATGGATTTGGACGAtgacaatgatgatgatgatgatgaagaggagGTTCGAGCAATGAAGTCGAAAGGAAAGCAGGGTGGGAAGGGAGAGTCAATGAAGCGGAAGATGAGTGGACAAGGAAAAGCTGGGTCTGCTAAGAAGCTTAAGGGTGGTGGTGAAGGTGTGAGCAAGGATGCTTCAAAGGTTTCTTTTATTGAACCTAAAAGTAGTGCCGAGA GTGAGAAGACATCTAATGGTATGAATATTGTATTATCTGGTGATGCCTCAGAAAGGTTTAGTCTGCGTGAAGCGGAGAAGTTGCACTTCCTTGGGGA ACAGCGTAGGGATGCAAAAAAAAGACGTCCTGGAGATGAAAACTATGATCCAAGAACCCTATACTTACCTCCCGATTTCTTAAAGTCTTTGTCAGGAGGCCAG AGGCAATGGTGGGAATTTAAGTCGAAGCACAtggacaaggttctatttttcAAG ATGGGGAAATTTTATGAACTCTTTGAAATGGATGCTCATATAGGTGCAAAAGAACTTGATTTGCAATATATGAAG GGAGAACAACCTCATTGTGGATTTCCAGAAAAGAACTTCTCAATGAATGTTGAGAAACTGGCTAGAAAG GGTTATCGAGTACTTGTTGTAGAGCAGACAGAAACACCTGAACAGTTGGAACTTCGTCGGAAAGAGAAGGGTTCTAAAGATAAG GTTGTGAAACGAGAAATATGTGCAGTGGTTACCAAAGGAACGCTTACTGATGGAGAGATGCTGTCAGCAAATCCTGATGCTTCTTACCTAATGGCAGTGACTGAAAGCTGTCATAATTTGGCAACTCAAACTGCGAAGCGCATATTTGGGGTTTGTGTGGTTGATATTGCAACCAGCAGGGTCATTCTTGGACAG TTTGAGGATGATTCAGACTGCAGTGCCCTGTCTTGTCTCTTATCCGAGCTGAGGCCAGTTGAAATTGTAAAACCTGCCAAACTGCTTAGTCCTGAAACAGAGAAAGTACTGATGAGGCATACAAGGTCTCCACTAGTGAATGAATTAATTCCACTCTTGGAATTCTGGAATGCTGAAAAAAGTGTTCAGGAAGTCAAAAATATCTATCACCATGCCATTGATAAATCAAATTCTATGTCTTCAACTAGAGAAAACTTGCATCCTGTTACATCTAATGCAGAAGAAGACTTAGGCTGCTTGCCAGATGTTTTGTCAGAGCTAGTAAGAGCAGGCGAGGATGGAAGCAATGCACTTTCAGCACTTGGTGGCACTCTTTTCTATCTGAAACAGGCTTTCCTTGATGAGACATTGCTTAGATTTGCTAAATTTGAGTTGCTCCCATGTTCTGGTTTTAGTGATGTTATATCAAAGCCATACCTGGTTCTTGATGCAGCTGCTATCGAGAACCTTGAAATCTTTGAGAACAGCAGAAATGGAGACACATTAGG GACACTTTATGCACAATTGAACCACTGTGTGACTGCATTTGGAAAGAGGTTGCTCAAAACATGGCTTGCAAGACCTCTATATCATGTAGAGTCAATAAAGGAACGCCAAGAAGCTGTGGGAAGTCTTGGG GGTGTTAATCTACCTTTTGCACTGGAATTTCGAAAAGCACTTTCGAGGCTTCCGGATGTAGAGCGGCTGCTTGCACGTGTCTTCTCTAGTAG TGAAGCTAATGGTAGGAATGCTAATAAAGTGGTTCTATATGAGGATGCAGCAAAAAAACAGCTTCAGGAATTTATTTCAGTTCTTCGTGGTTGTGAATTAATGACTCAGGCATGTTCTACACTTGGtgtgattttggaaaatgttGAATCAAAACAACTTCACCATTTGCTAACACCTG GTAAAGGACTTCCTGATGTCAAATCCGTTCTAACACATTTCAAGGATGCCTTTGATTGGGTGGAAGCCAATAATTCAGGCCGTATCATACCTCATGAAGGAGTTGATTTGGAGTATGACTCTGCCTGTAAGAAGGTGAAGGAGATCGAGTCTAGTCTAACGAAATACCTCAAGGAACAGCGAAATTTTCTGGGAGACCCATCT ATTAGTTTTGTTACAGTTGGAAAGGAAGCTTATCTATTGGAAGTGCCAGAAAGTTTACGTGGGAGTATACCTCGGGACTATGAATTACGGTCATCCAAAAAG GGATTCTTCAGGTACTGGACACCAAATATTAAGAAGTCACTAGAAAAGCTTTCACAAGCTGAATCTGAAAAGGAGTCCTCATTAAAAAGCATTCTGCAGAGGTTAATTGGACGTTTCTGTGAGCATCATCTCAAGTGGAGACAACTGGTGTCCGCTATTGCAG AGCTGGATGTTTTGATCAGTCTCGCAATTGCAAGTGATTTTTATGGAGGACCAACTTGTCGGCCAATAATGATGAAACCATCATGTACAAATGAAGTGCCATGTATTTCTGCAAAAAGTTTGGGACATCCTGTTCTAAGAAGTGATTCTTTGGGCAAGGGTTCATTCGTACCCAATGACATTACCATCGGAGGTTCAGACAATGCCAGCTTCATTCTTCTCACTGGTCCTAACATGGGTGGAAAGTCAACTCTTCTTCGCCAAGTTTGTTTGGCTGTGATATTGGCCCAG TTGGGAGCATATGTGCCCGCAGAAAGTTTTGAACTCTCTCCTGTTGACAGAATTTTTGTTCGGATGGGTGCCAAAGATCATATTATGGCAGGCCAAAGTACATTTTTAACAGAGTTGTCTGAGACTGCCACAATGCTG GCATCAGCAACACATAATTCATTGGTGGCATTGGATGAGCTTGGACGTGGGACATCAACTTCAGATGGACAAGCCATTGC GGAATCAGTTCTTGAACACTTTGTCCACAAGGTGCAGTGTCGAGGAATGTTTTCTACTCACTACCATCGGTTAGCTGTAGACTATCGGAAAAATCCCAAG GTTTCGCTCTGCCATATGGCATGCCAAGTTGGAAATGGAATTGATGCGGTAGAAGAAGTAACATTTCTTTATAGGCTGACTCCTGGTGCTTGCCCTAAAAGCTATGGTGTTAATGTTGCACGGTTAGCTG GACTTCCTGACTCCGTACTTCGTAAAGCTGCTGTCAAGTCGAGAGAATTTGAGGCTACATATGGTAAGCATAGAAGGGCAGAAAAAAATTTGTACATTCAATGTTCAGACGACGAGGTTGTAGAATTcattaaaaatttgaacaaGATTGCTGCAAAGTTGAGCTATCATGAATCTCCAGAGAGCAAGAGCATTAGCTGTCTAACTGAACTACAACATAGAGCAAGAATGCTGATGCAACAAAGTGGAAGTGTCAGAACTTTTGGTGTGGACCAGTGA
- the LOC107426148 gene encoding uncharacterized protein LOC107426148 isoform X2, protein MGDVILFVQDLKLNPGISYCRICHEGEFENSNSLEAPCSCSGTVKFAHRDCIQRWCNEKGNTTCEICLQNYEPGYTALPKKSQLIDAAVTIRESLQIPRREQEPLSPRLASLAEGVSLENDDSECNSAADRSASCCRSLALAITVILLVRHLFAVFNGGAEDYPFTLLTIIILRASGIILPMYLLIRTITALQNSIRRHHTDSDDEDSSTFDGDEEGERQRQQHIV, encoded by the exons ATGGGTGATGTTATACTGTTCGTTCAGGATTTGAAATTAAATCCTGGAATCTCATACTGTAGAATTTGCCATGAAGGAGAGTTTGAAAATTCTAACAGCTTGGAAGCTCCCTGCTCATGCTCTGGAACTGTGAAG ttTGCACACAGAGATTGCATACAGAGATGGTGCAACGAGAAGGGCAACACAACCTGTGAAATATGTCTCCAG AATTACGAGCCTGGATATACAGCTCTTCCAAAGAAATCTCAGCTAATTGATGCAGCAGTAACCATTAG AGAAAGCTTGCAGATTCCAAGAAGAGAGCAAGAGCCGCTAAGTCCAAGATTAGCGTCCTTAGCTGAAGGGGTATCATTGGAAAACGATGACTCCGAGTGTAATTCCGCGGCAGATAGAAGCGCGTCTTGCTGTCGATCACTGGCCCTCGCT ATTACAGTGATTTTGCTGGTGAGGCATCTTTTCGCGGTGTTTAATGGTGGAGCAGAAGATTACCCTTTCACGCTTCTCACA ATAATTATATTAAGGGCAAGCGGAATTATCCTACCAATGTATTTATTAATTCGAACAAtcacagcacttcaaaacagcATCCGGCGACATCACACG GATTCTGATGATGAGGACAGCTCAACCTTTGATGGAGACGAAGAGGGTGAGCGGCAGCGGCAGCAACATATAGTTTAA
- the LOC107426148 gene encoding uncharacterized protein LOC107426148 isoform X1, which translates to MGDVILFVQDLKLNPGISYCRICHEGEFENSNSLEAPCSCSGTVKFAHRDCIQRWCNEKGNTTCEICLQNYEPGYTALPKKSQLIDAAVTIRESLQIPRREQEPLSPRLASLAEGVSLENDDSECNSAADRSASCCRSLALAITVILLVRHLFAVFNGGAEDYPFTLLTIIILRASGIILPMYLLIRTITALQNSIRRHHTQDSDDEDSSTFDGDEEGERQRQQHIV; encoded by the exons ATGGGTGATGTTATACTGTTCGTTCAGGATTTGAAATTAAATCCTGGAATCTCATACTGTAGAATTTGCCATGAAGGAGAGTTTGAAAATTCTAACAGCTTGGAAGCTCCCTGCTCATGCTCTGGAACTGTGAAG ttTGCACACAGAGATTGCATACAGAGATGGTGCAACGAGAAGGGCAACACAACCTGTGAAATATGTCTCCAG AATTACGAGCCTGGATATACAGCTCTTCCAAAGAAATCTCAGCTAATTGATGCAGCAGTAACCATTAG AGAAAGCTTGCAGATTCCAAGAAGAGAGCAAGAGCCGCTAAGTCCAAGATTAGCGTCCTTAGCTGAAGGGGTATCATTGGAAAACGATGACTCCGAGTGTAATTCCGCGGCAGATAGAAGCGCGTCTTGCTGTCGATCACTGGCCCTCGCT ATTACAGTGATTTTGCTGGTGAGGCATCTTTTCGCGGTGTTTAATGGTGGAGCAGAAGATTACCCTTTCACGCTTCTCACA ATAATTATATTAAGGGCAAGCGGAATTATCCTACCAATGTATTTATTAATTCGAACAAtcacagcacttcaaaacagcATCCGGCGACATCACACG CAGGATTCTGATGATGAGGACAGCTCAACCTTTGATGGAGACGAAGAGGGTGAGCGGCAGCGGCAGCAACATATAGTTTAA